In the genome of Croceimicrobium hydrocarbonivorans, one region contains:
- the gatA gene encoding Asp-tRNA(Asn)/Glu-tRNA(Gln) amidotransferase subunit GatA produces MKDYRKLTEIQSDLESKSISCVQLVENYLEKIEAHQDLNAFLEVYAHDARARATVIDAKLQHGTAGKLAGMVIGIKDNIVYKDHKVSAASKILEGFQSLFSATVVERLLAEDAIIIGRLNCDEFAMGSSNRFSAYGPVKNPLDTTKVPGGSSGGSASAVAAGLCLASLGSDTGGSIRQPASFTGIYGFKPSYGRISRHGLIAFASSFDQIGPFARSVEDIALLYEVMAGADNYDNTVSKREVESVQSAPEPGKKRIAYFRNAMESAHLDPEVRKASEAIIEKLKADGHTVEAVDFPLLDYMVPVYYILTTAEASSNLARYDGIHYGYRSANAHDLESTYKLSRTEGFGPEVKRRILLGTFVLSSGYYDAYYGKAQKTRRLVVEKTEALFKDYDLLFSPTTPHTAFALDQEQNDPTQAYLEDIFTVHANISGIPSISLPMATHSNGLPLGMQFSAAKYQEADLLRFVDTLVHN; encoded by the coding sequence TTGAAAGATTACCGGAAGCTGACCGAAATCCAGTCCGACCTGGAATCAAAATCCATCAGCTGCGTACAGCTTGTAGAAAATTACCTGGAGAAAATTGAGGCGCATCAGGATCTGAACGCCTTTTTAGAAGTATATGCCCACGACGCTCGCGCCCGGGCCACGGTAATTGACGCCAAATTGCAACACGGCACTGCGGGTAAACTCGCAGGGATGGTAATTGGAATCAAGGATAATATTGTTTACAAAGACCATAAGGTTTCGGCCGCTTCCAAAATTTTGGAAGGTTTTCAATCTCTGTTCTCCGCCACGGTAGTCGAAAGACTTTTAGCTGAGGATGCGATTATTATTGGTCGACTCAATTGCGATGAATTCGCCATGGGTTCCTCTAACCGCTTTAGTGCTTATGGGCCGGTTAAAAACCCACTCGACACTACTAAGGTTCCCGGTGGAAGCTCCGGTGGATCAGCGTCTGCGGTTGCGGCAGGCTTATGCTTAGCTTCCTTGGGAAGTGATACCGGTGGATCTATTCGCCAACCCGCCAGCTTTACCGGCATTTATGGTTTTAAGCCCAGCTATGGACGAATTTCTCGCCATGGTTTGATTGCCTTTGCCTCCAGCTTCGATCAAATTGGTCCCTTTGCCCGCTCTGTAGAAGATATTGCCCTCCTTTACGAAGTGATGGCCGGCGCAGACAATTATGACAATACCGTAAGTAAACGTGAGGTAGAGTCGGTACAATCGGCCCCCGAGCCTGGCAAAAAGCGCATTGCTTATTTCCGCAATGCTATGGAATCTGCGCATCTCGATCCCGAAGTACGCAAAGCTTCTGAAGCTATTATCGAAAAGCTAAAGGCTGATGGTCATACCGTGGAAGCGGTAGATTTCCCTCTGCTCGACTATATGGTACCGGTATATTATATCCTTACCACTGCCGAAGCCAGCTCTAATTTGGCCCGCTATGATGGCATCCATTACGGATACCGCAGTGCCAATGCCCATGATTTGGAGAGCACCTATAAGCTTTCGCGCACCGAAGGTTTTGGCCCCGAGGTTAAGCGCCGTATCCTGCTAGGAACTTTCGTGCTTAGCAGCGGCTATTACGATGCCTATTATGGCAAAGCGCAAAAAACCCGCCGCCTGGTGGTAGAAAAAACCGAAGCCCTTTTTAAGGACTACGACCTACTTTTCTCCCCTACCACACCCCACACTGCCTTTGCCTTGGATCAAGAACAAAATGATCCTACGCAGGCTTATTTAGAAGACATTTTTACCGTACACGCCAATATCAGTGGCATTCCATCTATCAGCTTGCCGATGGCAACTCATAGCAATGGATTACCGCTTGGAATGCAATTTTCGGCTGCGAAATATCAAGAAGCCGATTTGCTGCGTTTTGTGGATACATTAGTTCACAATTAG
- a CDS encoding Sec-independent protein translocase subunit TatA/TatB: MASLFLGFVGPWQIILIVALVLLLFGGRKIPELMRGLGGGIKEFKDAVKEDDKEESPEKKS; the protein is encoded by the coding sequence ATGGCAAGCCTGTTTTTAGGATTTGTAGGTCCCTGGCAAATTATTCTGATTGTTGCCTTGGTACTGCTCCTTTTTGGCGGACGTAAAATTCCTGAATTAATGCGCGGCCTTGGTGGCGGCATTAAGGAGTTTAAAGATGCTGTGAAAGAAGACGATAAAGAAGAATCGCCAGAGAAAAAATCCTAA
- a CDS encoding ABC transporter ATP-binding protein encodes MEEIIKLRQIKRDFPLGSQVVKVLKGIDLDVRRNEYVALMGPSGSGKSTLMNLLGCLDTPSSGEYWLNGKDVSKMTDNELAEVRNSEIGFVFQTFNLLPRSTALENVALPLVYAGASTTDRQARAEEVLNSVGLSDRMDHRPNQLSGGQRQRVAVARALVNHPSIILADEPTGNLDSKTSVEIMKLFSDIHARGNTVILVTHEEDIAQHAHRIIRLRDGMIESDEKNEHGS; translated from the coding sequence ATGGAAGAGATCATCAAGCTTCGCCAGATCAAGCGTGACTTTCCCCTTGGAAGTCAGGTGGTGAAAGTGCTGAAAGGCATTGATCTGGATGTGCGTCGCAATGAATATGTGGCTTTAATGGGCCCCTCAGGATCCGGGAAATCGACCCTGATGAATTTATTGGGCTGCCTCGATACACCCAGCAGCGGCGAATACTGGCTAAACGGAAAGGATGTAAGCAAAATGACCGATAATGAGTTGGCGGAAGTGCGCAATTCAGAGATCGGTTTTGTTTTTCAAACCTTTAACCTTTTGCCACGTAGTACTGCGCTCGAGAATGTGGCTTTGCCTTTGGTTTATGCCGGAGCCAGTACCACCGATCGTCAGGCTCGAGCCGAAGAAGTTTTAAACTCCGTAGGTTTAAGTGATCGCATGGATCACCGTCCTAATCAGCTCAGTGGTGGGCAGCGTCAAAGGGTAGCCGTGGCCAGAGCCCTGGTAAATCATCCCTCCATTATATTGGCGGATGAGCCCACGGGTAACCTCGATTCCAAAACCTCAGTAGAAATTATGAAGCTCTTTAGCGATATCCACGCTCGAGGGAATACCGTAATTCTGGTAACGCATGAGGAGGACATTGCTCAGCACGCACATCGCATTATTCGTTTGCGCGATGGTATGATCGAATCCGACGAAAAGAACGAACATGGATCTTAA
- a CDS encoding SDR family oxidoreductase, producing the protein MDLNLSGKKALICGSSDGIGKAAAEEIARMGASVTLLARNPEKLEKVKSQLSTAHGQQHQILVADFDDLVGLESELSAHLRAGNDYNILVNNSGGPPAGPAHKAGLEEYVTAFRRHLLANQLISQALLEGMRKSGYGRIINVISTSVKAPLPNLGVSNTIRGAVANWSKTLSRELGPDGITVNNVLPGATETLRLSSIISNKAQKTGKSEAEVSAEMTSEIPLARFAKPEEVANAIAFLASPAAAYISGINVPVDGGRTPNL; encoded by the coding sequence ATGGATCTTAATCTTAGTGGTAAGAAAGCCCTGATCTGCGGCAGCAGTGACGGTATCGGTAAAGCGGCAGCCGAAGAAATTGCCCGCATGGGAGCCAGTGTAACCTTATTGGCTCGCAACCCTGAAAAACTCGAAAAAGTAAAATCCCAACTCAGTACCGCCCATGGTCAGCAGCATCAAATTTTGGTGGCCGACTTTGATGATTTAGTAGGTCTCGAATCTGAGTTAAGCGCACATCTTCGCGCCGGGAACGATTACAATATTCTGGTTAATAATAGTGGTGGACCGCCCGCCGGACCTGCGCATAAAGCCGGTTTGGAAGAATATGTTACGGCCTTCCGTCGCCATTTATTAGCCAATCAATTAATTAGCCAGGCCCTTTTAGAGGGGATGCGTAAAAGCGGATATGGACGAATCATTAATGTGATTTCCACTTCTGTAAAAGCACCTTTACCTAATTTGGGAGTAAGCAATACCATTCGCGGAGCAGTGGCCAATTGGTCTAAAACTTTGAGCCGCGAATTAGGTCCGGATGGAATTACCGTAAACAATGTTTTACCCGGAGCTACAGAAACCCTGCGCTTAAGTTCCATTATCAGCAATAAAGCCCAAAAAACCGGAAAGAGTGAAGCAGAGGTTTCTGCCGAAATGACCTCCGAAATTCCATTAGCCCGTTTCGCTAAGCCCGAGGAAGTGGCCAATGCCATTGCCTTTTTAGCCTCCCCGGCGGCAGCTTATATCAGCGGAATTAATGTGCCGGTAGACGGTGGTCGTACGCCAAACTTATAA